In Neofelis nebulosa isolate mNeoNeb1 chromosome 7, mNeoNeb1.pri, whole genome shotgun sequence, the following proteins share a genomic window:
- the LRFN5 gene encoding leucine-rich repeat and fibronectin type-III domain-containing protein 5 isoform X3, giving the protein MEKFLFYLFFIGIAVRAQICPKRCVCQILSPNLATLCAKKGLLFVPPNIDRRTVELRLADNFVTNIKRKDFANMTSLVDLTLSRNTISFITPHAFADLRNLRALHLNSNRLTKITNDMFSGLSNLHHLILNNNQLTLISSTAFDDVFALEELDLSYNNLETIPWDAVEKMVSLHTLSLDHNMIDNIPKGTFSHLHKMTRLDVTSNKLQKLPPDPLFQRAQVLATSGIISPSTFALSFGGNPLHCNCELLWLRRLSREDDLETCASPALLTGRYFWSIPEEEFLCEPPLITRHTHEMRVLEGQRATLRCKARGDPEPAIHWISPEGKLISNATRSLVYDNGTLDILITTVKDTGAFTCIASNPAGEATQTVDLHIIKLPHLLNSTNHIHEPDPGSSDISTSTKSGSNASSSNGDPKMSQDKIVVAEATSSTALLKFNFQRNIPGIRMFQIQYNGTYDDTLVYRCFAD; this is encoded by the exons atggaaaaatttcttttttatctgtttttcattGGCATAGCAGTGAGAGCTCAGATCTGTCCAAAACGTTGTGTCTGTCAGATTTTGTCTCCTAATCTCGCAACCCTTTGTGCCAAGAAAGGGCTTTTATTTGTTCCACCAAACATTGACAGAAGAACTGTGGAGCTGCGGTTGGCAGACAATTTTGttacaaatattaaaaggaaagattttgCCAATATGACCAGCTTGGTGGACCTGACTCTATCCAGGAATACAATAAGTTTTATCACACCTCATGCTTTTGCTGACTTGCGAAATTTGAGGGCATTGCATTTGAATAGCAACAGATTGACTAAAATTACAAACGATATGTTCAGTGGGCTTTCCAATCTCCATCATTTGATACTGAACAACAATCAGCTGACTTTAATCTCTTCTACAGCATTTGATGATGTCTTTGCCCTTGAGGAGCTGGACCTGTCCTACAATAATTTAGAAACGATTCCTTGGGATGCAGTTGAAAAGATGGTTAGCTTGCACACCCTTAGTTTGGATCATAATATGATTGATAATATTCCCAAAGGGACTTTCTCCCACTTGCACAAGATGACTCGGCTTGATGTAACATCAAATAAATTGCAGAAGCTACCACCTGATCCTCTCTTTCAGCGAGCTCAGGTACTAGCAACCTCAGGAATAATCAGCCCATCAACTTTTGCATTAAGTTTCGGTGGAAACCCTTTGCACTGCAATTGTGAATTGTTGTGGTTGAGACGTCTGTCCAGAGAAGATGACCTAGAGACTTGTGCTTCTCCAGCACTTTTAACTGGCCGCTATTTTTGGTCAATTCCTGAGGAAGAGTTTTTATGTGAACCTCCTCTCATTACTCGTCATACGCATGAGATGAGAGTGCTGGAAGGTCAAAGGGCAACCCTGAGGTGCAAAGCCAGGGGCGACCCTGAACCTGCAATTCACTGGATTTCTCCTGAAGGGAAGCTTATTTCAAATGCAACAAGATCTCTGGTGTATGATAACGGAACACTTGATATTCTCATCACGACTGTGAAGGATACAGGTGCTTTTACCTGCATTGCTTCCAATCCTGCTGGGGAAGCAACACAAACAGTGGATCTTCATATAATTAAGCTCCCTCACTTACTCAACAGTACAAACCATATCCACGAGCCTGATCCTGGTTCTTCAGATATCTCAACTTCTACGAAGTCAGGTTCTAATGCAAGCAGTAGTAATGGTGATCCTAAAATGAGTCAAGATAAAATTGTAGTAGCAGAAGCGACATCATCCACGGCACTACTTaagtttaattttcaaagaaatattccTGGAATACGTATGTTCCAAATCCAGTATAATGGTACTTATGATGACACCCTTgtttacag ATGCTTTGCTGACTAA
- the LRFN5 gene encoding leucine-rich repeat and fibronectin type-III domain-containing protein 5 isoform X1, protein MEKFLFYLFFIGIAVRAQICPKRCVCQILSPNLATLCAKKGLLFVPPNIDRRTVELRLADNFVTNIKRKDFANMTSLVDLTLSRNTISFITPHAFADLRNLRALHLNSNRLTKITNDMFSGLSNLHHLILNNNQLTLISSTAFDDVFALEELDLSYNNLETIPWDAVEKMVSLHTLSLDHNMIDNIPKGTFSHLHKMTRLDVTSNKLQKLPPDPLFQRAQVLATSGIISPSTFALSFGGNPLHCNCELLWLRRLSREDDLETCASPALLTGRYFWSIPEEEFLCEPPLITRHTHEMRVLEGQRATLRCKARGDPEPAIHWISPEGKLISNATRSLVYDNGTLDILITTVKDTGAFTCIASNPAGEATQTVDLHIIKLPHLLNSTNHIHEPDPGSSDISTSTKSGSNASSSNGDPKMSQDKIVVAEATSSTALLKFNFQRNIPGIRMFQIQYNGTYDDTLVYRMIPPTSKTFLVNNLAAGTMYDLCVLAIYDDGITSLTATRVVGCIQFTTEQDYVRCHFMQSQFLGGTMIIIIGGIIVASVLVFIIILMIRYKVCNNNGQHKVTKVSNVYSQTNGAQIQGCSVTLPQSMSKQAVGHEENAQCCKVANDNVIQSSETCSSQDSSTTTSALPPTWTSSTSVSQKQKRKTGTKPSTEPQNEAVTNVESQNTNRNNSTALQLASRPPDSVTEGPTSKRAHSKPNALLTNVDQIVQETQRLELI, encoded by the exons atggaaaaatttcttttttatctgtttttcattGGCATAGCAGTGAGAGCTCAGATCTGTCCAAAACGTTGTGTCTGTCAGATTTTGTCTCCTAATCTCGCAACCCTTTGTGCCAAGAAAGGGCTTTTATTTGTTCCACCAAACATTGACAGAAGAACTGTGGAGCTGCGGTTGGCAGACAATTTTGttacaaatattaaaaggaaagattttgCCAATATGACCAGCTTGGTGGACCTGACTCTATCCAGGAATACAATAAGTTTTATCACACCTCATGCTTTTGCTGACTTGCGAAATTTGAGGGCATTGCATTTGAATAGCAACAGATTGACTAAAATTACAAACGATATGTTCAGTGGGCTTTCCAATCTCCATCATTTGATACTGAACAACAATCAGCTGACTTTAATCTCTTCTACAGCATTTGATGATGTCTTTGCCCTTGAGGAGCTGGACCTGTCCTACAATAATTTAGAAACGATTCCTTGGGATGCAGTTGAAAAGATGGTTAGCTTGCACACCCTTAGTTTGGATCATAATATGATTGATAATATTCCCAAAGGGACTTTCTCCCACTTGCACAAGATGACTCGGCTTGATGTAACATCAAATAAATTGCAGAAGCTACCACCTGATCCTCTCTTTCAGCGAGCTCAGGTACTAGCAACCTCAGGAATAATCAGCCCATCAACTTTTGCATTAAGTTTCGGTGGAAACCCTTTGCACTGCAATTGTGAATTGTTGTGGTTGAGACGTCTGTCCAGAGAAGATGACCTAGAGACTTGTGCTTCTCCAGCACTTTTAACTGGCCGCTATTTTTGGTCAATTCCTGAGGAAGAGTTTTTATGTGAACCTCCTCTCATTACTCGTCATACGCATGAGATGAGAGTGCTGGAAGGTCAAAGGGCAACCCTGAGGTGCAAAGCCAGGGGCGACCCTGAACCTGCAATTCACTGGATTTCTCCTGAAGGGAAGCTTATTTCAAATGCAACAAGATCTCTGGTGTATGATAACGGAACACTTGATATTCTCATCACGACTGTGAAGGATACAGGTGCTTTTACCTGCATTGCTTCCAATCCTGCTGGGGAAGCAACACAAACAGTGGATCTTCATATAATTAAGCTCCCTCACTTACTCAACAGTACAAACCATATCCACGAGCCTGATCCTGGTTCTTCAGATATCTCAACTTCTACGAAGTCAGGTTCTAATGCAAGCAGTAGTAATGGTGATCCTAAAATGAGTCAAGATAAAATTGTAGTAGCAGAAGCGACATCATCCACGGCACTACTTaagtttaattttcaaagaaatattccTGGAATACGTATGTTCCAAATCCAGTATAATGGTACTTATGATGACACCCTTgtttacag AATGATACCTCCCACGAGCAAAACTTTTCTTGTCAATAACCTGGCTGCTGGAACTATGTATGACCTGTGTGTCTTGGCAATATATGATGATGGCATCACTTCGCTCACTGCCACGAGAGTCGTGGGTTGCATCCAGTTTACTACGGAACAAGATTATGTGCGATGCCACTTCATGCAGTCCCAGTTTTTGGGAGGCACcatgattattattattggtgGAATAATTGTAGCATCTGTGCTGGTTTTCATCATCATCCTAATGATCCGGTATAAGGTTTGCAACAATAACGGGCAACACAAGGTCACCAAGGTCAGCAATGTCTACTCTCAAACTAATGGGGCTCAAATCCAAGGCTGTAGTGTAACGCTGCCCCAGTCCATGTCCAAACAAGCTGTGGGACATGAAGAGAATGCCCAGTGTTGTAAAGTTGCCAATGACAATGTGATACAATCTTCGGAAACTTGTTCAAGTCAGGACTCCTCTACCACTACCTCTGCTTTGCCTCCTACCTGGACTTCAAGCACTTCTGTGTcccagaagcagaaaagaaagactgGCACAAAGCCAAGTACCGAACCACAGAATGAAGCCGTCACAAATGTTGAGTCCCAAAACACTAACAGGAACAACTCAACTGCATTGCAGTTAGCTAGTCGACCTCCTGATTCTGTCACAGAGGGGCCCACATCTAAAAGAGCACATTCAAAGCCAA ATGCTTTGCTGACTAATGTTGACCAGATTGTCCAGGAAACACAG
- the LRFN5 gene encoding leucine-rich repeat and fibronectin type-III domain-containing protein 5 isoform X2: MEKFLFYLFFIGIAVRAQICPKRCVCQILSPNLATLCAKKGLLFVPPNIDRRTVELRLADNFVTNIKRKDFANMTSLVDLTLSRNTISFITPHAFADLRNLRALHLNSNRLTKITNDMFSGLSNLHHLILNNNQLTLISSTAFDDVFALEELDLSYNNLETIPWDAVEKMVSLHTLSLDHNMIDNIPKGTFSHLHKMTRLDVTSNKLQKLPPDPLFQRAQVLATSGIISPSTFALSFGGNPLHCNCELLWLRRLSREDDLETCASPALLTGRYFWSIPEEEFLCEPPLITRHTHEMRVLEGQRATLRCKARGDPEPAIHWISPEGKLISNATRSLVYDNGTLDILITTVKDTGAFTCIASNPAGEATQTVDLHIIKLPHLLNSTNHIHEPDPGSSDISTSTKSGSNASSSNGDPKMSQDKIVVAEATSSTALLKFNFQRNIPGIRMFQIQYNGTYDDTLVYRKSRWEAIPLPQ, translated from the exons atggaaaaatttcttttttatctgtttttcattGGCATAGCAGTGAGAGCTCAGATCTGTCCAAAACGTTGTGTCTGTCAGATTTTGTCTCCTAATCTCGCAACCCTTTGTGCCAAGAAAGGGCTTTTATTTGTTCCACCAAACATTGACAGAAGAACTGTGGAGCTGCGGTTGGCAGACAATTTTGttacaaatattaaaaggaaagattttgCCAATATGACCAGCTTGGTGGACCTGACTCTATCCAGGAATACAATAAGTTTTATCACACCTCATGCTTTTGCTGACTTGCGAAATTTGAGGGCATTGCATTTGAATAGCAACAGATTGACTAAAATTACAAACGATATGTTCAGTGGGCTTTCCAATCTCCATCATTTGATACTGAACAACAATCAGCTGACTTTAATCTCTTCTACAGCATTTGATGATGTCTTTGCCCTTGAGGAGCTGGACCTGTCCTACAATAATTTAGAAACGATTCCTTGGGATGCAGTTGAAAAGATGGTTAGCTTGCACACCCTTAGTTTGGATCATAATATGATTGATAATATTCCCAAAGGGACTTTCTCCCACTTGCACAAGATGACTCGGCTTGATGTAACATCAAATAAATTGCAGAAGCTACCACCTGATCCTCTCTTTCAGCGAGCTCAGGTACTAGCAACCTCAGGAATAATCAGCCCATCAACTTTTGCATTAAGTTTCGGTGGAAACCCTTTGCACTGCAATTGTGAATTGTTGTGGTTGAGACGTCTGTCCAGAGAAGATGACCTAGAGACTTGTGCTTCTCCAGCACTTTTAACTGGCCGCTATTTTTGGTCAATTCCTGAGGAAGAGTTTTTATGTGAACCTCCTCTCATTACTCGTCATACGCATGAGATGAGAGTGCTGGAAGGTCAAAGGGCAACCCTGAGGTGCAAAGCCAGGGGCGACCCTGAACCTGCAATTCACTGGATTTCTCCTGAAGGGAAGCTTATTTCAAATGCAACAAGATCTCTGGTGTATGATAACGGAACACTTGATATTCTCATCACGACTGTGAAGGATACAGGTGCTTTTACCTGCATTGCTTCCAATCCTGCTGGGGAAGCAACACAAACAGTGGATCTTCATATAATTAAGCTCCCTCACTTACTCAACAGTACAAACCATATCCACGAGCCTGATCCTGGTTCTTCAGATATCTCAACTTCTACGAAGTCAGGTTCTAATGCAAGCAGTAGTAATGGTGATCCTAAAATGAGTCAAGATAAAATTGTAGTAGCAGAAGCGACATCATCCACGGCACTACTTaagtttaattttcaaagaaatattccTGGAATACGTATGTTCCAAATCCAGTATAATGGTACTTATGATGACACCCTTgtttacag GAAGTCACGTTGGGAGGCTATACCATTACCCCAATGA